In Archangium violaceum, the following are encoded in one genomic region:
- a CDS encoding PAS domain-containing hybrid sensor histidine kinase/response regulator, whose amino-acid sequence MEESAEELYDTAPCGHVSTRPDGTLVKLNQTFLTWTGYPREELLSGRRFQELLTVGCQIFYETYYVPLLRMQGFANEINLELKHKDGHSLSFLLNAIQKKDANGRPLSNQIALFHLVDRKKYERELLLARKKAEEAIKIKTDFVSMISHEIRTPLNAIIGISNLLRDTHLSPQQEEYARILSFSSGSLLNLINNILDFNKMDAGKVTLEERSFDVRQLIYDTVYGLGLQAEEKNLALRLELDERVPAYVVGDPLKLGQILTNLLSNAIKFTEKGAITVELRLGELFSDSAALEFRVTDTGIGIARDRLPRIFEEFTQASYDINLKYGGTGLGLTISQKLLELYGTRMDVESEPGRGSCFSFRLRLGIGQEARESERTAETVPNEQSLQGRRVLVAEDNEVNVFVLTRFLRKWNIDFDVVGNGRRALERITERDYDLVLMDLQMPELDGFEATRLIRNLPSERLNRLPIIALSASARISLGDRLVSAGFTDFIGKPFRPEELFTKITLYGFQPSPATAANRSEEERDQRQGVDPARSPPGFSLEKFRRLTADDRQALVELSAITIKSYEAYKHEFQEALETGNLEKFDFHAHKIKVTLELMQAHALKAALQQGKKLLAEKERAPDRIHAVLHTIQCELDAMIRALEEVRKE is encoded by the coding sequence ATGGAGGAGAGCGCCGAAGAGCTGTATGACACCGCGCCCTGTGGTCACGTCTCCACGCGTCCAGATGGTACCCTCGTCAAGCTCAACCAGACGTTCCTGACCTGGACGGGCTACCCGCGCGAAGAGCTGCTCTCCGGCAGACGCTTCCAGGAGCTGCTGACCGTCGGCTGCCAGATCTTCTACGAGACGTATTACGTCCCCCTGTTGCGGATGCAGGGCTTCGCCAATGAGATCAACCTCGAGCTGAAGCACAAGGACGGCCATTCCCTGTCGTTCCTGCTCAATGCCATCCAGAAGAAGGACGCGAACGGCAGACCCCTCTCGAACCAGATCGCCCTCTTCCATCTCGTCGACCGCAAGAAGTACGAGCGGGAGCTGCTGCTGGCCCGGAAGAAGGCCGAGGAGGCCATCAAGATCAAGACGGATTTCGTGTCCATGATCAGCCATGAGATCCGCACGCCCTTGAACGCCATCATCGGGATTTCCAACCTGCTACGGGACACCCACCTCTCGCCCCAGCAAGAGGAATATGCCCGCATCCTGAGCTTCTCGTCCGGGAGCTTGCTGAACCTGATCAACAACATCCTGGACTTCAACAAGATGGACGCGGGCAAGGTGACGCTGGAGGAGCGAAGCTTCGATGTCCGCCAGTTGATCTACGACACCGTCTATGGCCTCGGCCTCCAGGCCGAGGAGAAGAACCTGGCCCTCCGGTTGGAGCTCGACGAGCGGGTGCCGGCCTACGTCGTCGGGGATCCGCTCAAGCTCGGGCAAATCCTCACCAACCTGCTGAGCAATGCCATCAAGTTCACCGAGAAGGGAGCCATCACGGTGGAGCTGCGGCTCGGCGAGCTGTTCTCCGACTCCGCCGCCCTCGAGTTCCGGGTCACCGACACGGGCATCGGAATCGCAAGGGATCGCCTGCCCCGCATCTTCGAGGAATTCACCCAGGCCAGCTACGACATCAACCTGAAGTACGGGGGCACCGGCCTGGGGCTCACCATCAGCCAGAAGTTGTTGGAGCTGTATGGCACCCGGATGGACGTGGAGAGTGAACCGGGAAGGGGCTCCTGCTTCTCCTTCCGCCTGCGCCTGGGGATCGGCCAGGAAGCAAGGGAATCGGAGCGCACGGCGGAGACCGTCCCGAACGAGCAGTCCCTCCAGGGCCGCAGGGTCCTGGTGGCCGAGGACAATGAAGTCAATGTGTTCGTCCTCACGCGGTTCCTCCGCAAATGGAACATCGACTTCGACGTGGTGGGAAACGGCCGGCGCGCCCTGGAGAGGATCACCGAGCGCGATTACGACCTGGTGCTGATGGACTTGCAGATGCCCGAGCTGGACGGCTTCGAGGCCACCCGGCTCATCCGGAATCTTCCCTCCGAGAGGCTCAACCGGCTGCCCATCATCGCGCTCTCGGCTTCCGCCAGGATCAGCCTGGGAGACCGGCTCGTGTCCGCTGGCTTCACCGACTTCATCGGGAAGCCCTTCAGGCCGGAGGAGCTCTTCACGAAGATCACCCTCTACGGCTTCCAGCCCTCACCAGCCACCGCGGCGAACCGCTCCGAGGAGGAGAGGGACCAGCGACAAGGGGTGGACCCGGCGCGTTCCCCGCCGGGTTTCAGCCTCGAGAAGTTCAGGCGGTTGACCGCGGATGACCGTCAGGCCCTGGTGGAGCTGAGCGCCATCACCATCAAGAGCTACGAAGCCTACAAGCACGAGTTCCAGGAGGCGCTCGAGACGGGCAACCTGGAGAAGTTCGACTTCCATGCCCATAAAATCAAGGTGACGCTGGAGCTGATGCAGGCCCACGCGTTGAAGGCGGCCCTGCAACAAGGCAAGAAGCTGCTCGCGGAGAAGGAGCGCGCGCCGGACCGCATCCATGCCGTTCTTCACACCATCCAGTGTGAGCTGGATGCGATGATCCGGGCGTTGGAGGAAGTGCGGAAGGAATAG
- a CDS encoding SDR family NAD(P)-dependent oxidoreductase: MTEMPYRTALVTGASSGLGRGLALWFGKRGVKVYAAARRHDNLEALAREARVTGADIEPVALDVSQAEPTLERIRALDDACGGLDLVVANAGVGGQTDARHFPWEHAKRIIDVNVTGAVATLSAVLPRMVERNRGHLVGVSSLASCRGLPQNAAYSASKAFLNTFLESLRVDLQGTRVRVTCIKPGFVKTEMTAGIRHVMPFLLESEPAVELMGRAISRGAAEYGFPWPMDRAVGLTKLVPNFLFDAVASRVL; this comes from the coding sequence ATGACGGAGATGCCTTATCGGACGGCGCTGGTGACGGGGGCTTCCAGCGGCCTGGGTCGGGGTCTGGCGCTGTGGTTCGGCAAGCGCGGCGTGAAGGTGTACGCCGCCGCGCGGCGCCACGACAACCTGGAGGCACTGGCCCGGGAAGCCCGCGTGACCGGTGCCGACATCGAGCCCGTGGCGCTGGATGTCTCCCAGGCGGAGCCTACGCTCGAGCGCATCCGCGCGCTGGACGACGCCTGCGGTGGGTTGGATCTGGTGGTGGCCAACGCGGGAGTGGGTGGACAGACCGACGCCCGGCACTTCCCGTGGGAGCACGCGAAGCGGATCATCGACGTGAACGTCACCGGTGCCGTGGCCACGCTGTCCGCGGTGCTGCCGCGGATGGTGGAGCGCAACCGCGGGCACCTGGTGGGTGTCTCCAGCCTGGCGAGCTGCCGGGGCCTGCCCCAGAACGCGGCCTACTCGGCGTCCAAGGCCTTCCTGAATACCTTCCTGGAGAGCCTGCGGGTGGACCTCCAGGGCACCCGGGTGCGCGTCACCTGCATCAAGCCCGGCTTCGTGAAGACCGAGATGACGGCGGGCATCCGGCACGTCATGCCCTTCCTCCTGGAGTCGGAGCCGGCCGTGGAGTTGATGGGACGGGCCATCTCACGCGGAGCCGCCGAGTATGGCTTTCCCTGGCCCATGGACCGTGCCGTCGGTCTGACGAAGCTGGTGCCCAACTTCCTCTTCGACGCCGTCGCGAGCCGGGTGCTCTGA
- a CDS encoding alpha/beta fold hydrolase encodes MTALEKNNVKVFGNGGKALIFAHGYGCDQRVWRFMTPAFQDEYKIVLFDHVGSGGSALSAYSRIRYSSLKGYADDVLELCHELALTDVLFVGHSVSAMIGVLAAIKEPARFDKLVLIGPSPRYINDINYIGGFSQGDIEGLLDSLDSNYLGWSSTMARVIMGNPARPELSEDLANSFCRMKPDIAKHFARVTFLSDNRADLPKLKTQSLILQCSEDVIAPEVVGRYLHQNLANSRLRVLEATGHCPHLSAPEETVAAIRTFL; translated from the coding sequence ATGACCGCTCTCGAGAAGAACAACGTGAAGGTCTTCGGAAATGGCGGGAAGGCGTTGATCTTCGCCCACGGTTACGGCTGCGATCAGCGGGTGTGGCGCTTCATGACGCCCGCCTTCCAGGACGAGTACAAGATCGTCCTCTTCGACCATGTCGGCTCCGGGGGCTCGGCTCTCTCCGCGTACAGCCGCATCCGCTACAGTTCCCTCAAAGGCTACGCCGACGATGTGCTGGAGCTCTGTCACGAGCTGGCGTTGACGGATGTCCTCTTCGTGGGGCACTCGGTGAGCGCCATGATCGGCGTGCTGGCCGCGATCAAGGAGCCTGCCCGGTTCGACAAGCTGGTCCTGATCGGACCGTCGCCCCGGTACATCAACGACATCAACTACATCGGTGGCTTCTCCCAGGGAGACATCGAGGGCCTCCTCGATTCCCTCGATAGCAACTATCTCGGCTGGTCGAGCACGATGGCGCGCGTGATCATGGGCAACCCGGCGCGCCCGGAGCTGAGCGAGGATCTCGCCAACAGCTTCTGCCGCATGAAACCCGACATCGCGAAGCATTTCGCGCGAGTCACCTTCCTCTCCGACAACCGGGCCGACCTGCCGAAGCTGAAGACCCAGTCGCTGATCCTCCAATGCTCCGAGGACGTGATCGCCCCGGAGGTGGTGGGCCGATACCTGCACCAGAACCTGGCCAACAGCCGGCTGCGGGTGCTGGAGGCCACCGGGCACTGCCCTCACCTGAGCGCGCCCGAAGAGACCGTCGCCGCCATACGGACCTTCCTGTGA
- the cglD gene encoding adventurous gliding motility lipoprotein CglD, whose protein sequence is MTDAGSSTPDAGTATDAGTTTDAGSSTPDSGTTTDAGTATDAGTATDAGTTTDAGTTTDAGTTTDAGTTTDAGSPAQDAGHPDDPRAPERDLDCDGLSNGQEYSVIYLGGLKTHPVSDDTDQDGVPDGVEVGITAGVDPRCASVPVDTDPSTRTHPVVADTDGDGLKDGQEDSNRNGRVDPGETDPQAFDTDGDGLFDGLELKVTHTNPLARDTDGDTCADGSEDADRDGVVDLGETNPNDASDCGPNRAPDADRDGLPDSIEDATGTNKLNPDTDGDGLKDGLEDRNHDGHVGPNETDPREKDSDCDGLLDGPDQGSFRGEDLNANGTRDAAGETDPIRPDTDLDGILDGVERGIATAAAPDSTCGYSGDADPSTTTDAANADSDADGIPDGAEDTNQNGRKDPGELDPRDGSDGASNTLPGQACAPQNLRQVTFKDDNGGDIRVALRPSFQEVRQLLVGGNGRGFIGYDDTHKVAFIAYRRGQAGSSTTPMGDEAYVRGQFSPAVASTTVTTQTFTTWDNHAAVLARYDQPATTNLRDYANAVANTLVGSGAGVLSGGAGVSGPYKIQAQYVHRSNQSVVVVLAITPANRFVEPGLFVMGDTAGGSALAQFGDTDALQCEVFTPGNGMTDFLFVVDDSGSMETSQSALGNAATAVANRLANSQLDWRIGMVTTSYTQTGYGIPNAGVFRGFTRDINQFKAWLQKDAPCPDTTQGCWVGVSGSADEMSLHSTRGAVEYMTNASTPTDKKYRPGARLVVIILTDVRDTNDSTPVSTYIDYFKGANPTGQLIPMHGIICDAAGGECYPGEPVHDQRHVEVIQATGGITGSIRSATSIQNTINTIMDSTIAASGYRTLKPPIGASMRVAVESVLDPSQCNASDLPRSRVNGFDVDGVSQALAFYGACRPSVAGVTKAAISYRYWTDRTPNKDGTPPPCSTDMAYYDPREPDFCRGTLACDLSTGQCACPSDCGGGGSPGKVCNTDPAVCAFTCPTDCNGLCGRFEECNPNTCACQCVQSATCQPGMRFDPAACACVCDTAALECGPTYQADPNACACVCKPDCGGCGPDQQCNADLCQCEASGVASLGASALTCLNPLSASSMGR, encoded by the coding sequence ATGACGGACGCGGGCAGCTCGACTCCGGATGCGGGCACGGCGACGGATGCGGGCACGACGACGGACGCGGGCAGCTCGACTCCGGATTCGGGCACGACGACGGACGCGGGCACGGCGACGGATGCGGGCACGGCGACGGATGCGGGCACGACGACGGACGCGGGTACGACGACGGACGCGGGTACGACGACGGACGCGGGTACGACGACGGACGCGGGCTCCCCGGCACAGGACGCGGGGCATCCGGATGATCCGCGCGCCCCGGAGCGGGACCTGGACTGCGATGGCCTGTCGAACGGGCAGGAATACTCCGTCATCTACCTGGGCGGGCTGAAGACGCACCCGGTCTCGGACGACACGGATCAGGACGGTGTCCCGGACGGTGTCGAGGTGGGCATCACGGCGGGGGTCGACCCGCGCTGTGCCTCGGTGCCGGTGGACACGGACCCCTCCACCCGCACGCATCCGGTGGTGGCTGACACGGATGGCGATGGGCTGAAGGACGGGCAGGAGGACAGCAACCGCAATGGCCGGGTGGACCCGGGTGAGACCGATCCACAGGCTTTCGACACGGATGGCGATGGCCTCTTCGACGGCCTCGAGCTCAAGGTCACCCATACCAACCCGCTCGCTCGGGACACGGACGGTGACACCTGCGCGGATGGCTCGGAAGACGCCGACCGCGACGGCGTGGTCGACCTGGGCGAGACCAACCCGAACGACGCCAGCGATTGCGGCCCGAACAGGGCCCCCGATGCGGACCGTGACGGCCTGCCGGATTCCATCGAGGACGCCACCGGGACGAACAAGCTGAACCCGGACACGGATGGCGATGGGCTGAAGGATGGTCTCGAGGATCGCAACCACGACGGCCACGTGGGCCCCAACGAGACGGATCCGCGCGAGAAGGACTCCGACTGTGATGGCCTCCTGGATGGCCCGGACCAGGGTTCCTTCCGCGGCGAGGACCTGAACGCCAATGGCACGCGTGACGCGGCCGGAGAGACGGACCCGATCCGCCCGGATACGGACCTGGACGGCATCCTCGATGGCGTGGAGCGTGGCATCGCCACGGCGGCGGCGCCCGACTCCACCTGCGGCTACTCCGGTGACGCGGACCCCTCCACCACCACCGACGCCGCGAATGCCGACAGCGATGCGGATGGCATTCCGGATGGTGCCGAGGACACCAACCAGAATGGTCGCAAGGACCCGGGCGAGCTGGATCCGCGTGACGGCAGCGACGGCGCCTCGAACACGCTGCCCGGTCAGGCCTGCGCTCCCCAGAACCTGCGGCAGGTGACCTTCAAGGACGACAACGGCGGTGACATCCGCGTGGCGCTCCGGCCCTCCTTCCAGGAGGTGCGGCAGCTCCTCGTGGGTGGCAACGGCCGCGGCTTCATCGGCTACGACGACACCCACAAGGTGGCCTTCATCGCCTACAGGCGCGGGCAGGCGGGCTCCTCGACCACGCCGATGGGTGACGAGGCGTACGTGCGCGGCCAGTTCAGCCCGGCGGTGGCGTCGACCACCGTCACCACCCAGACCTTCACCACCTGGGACAACCACGCGGCGGTGCTGGCCCGCTATGACCAGCCCGCGACCACCAACCTGCGCGACTACGCCAACGCCGTGGCCAACACGCTCGTCGGCTCGGGGGCTGGAGTGTTGTCGGGTGGAGCGGGCGTGAGCGGGCCGTACAAGATCCAGGCACAGTACGTCCACCGTTCCAACCAGAGCGTCGTGGTGGTGCTGGCCATCACCCCCGCCAACCGCTTCGTGGAGCCGGGGCTCTTCGTCATGGGCGACACCGCGGGCGGGTCGGCACTGGCCCAGTTCGGAGACACGGACGCGCTCCAGTGCGAGGTCTTCACCCCGGGCAACGGCATGACCGACTTCCTCTTCGTGGTGGACGACAGCGGCTCCATGGAGACGTCCCAGAGCGCACTGGGCAACGCCGCCACGGCCGTGGCCAACCGGCTGGCCAACTCGCAGCTCGACTGGCGCATCGGCATGGTGACCACGTCCTACACGCAGACGGGCTATGGAATCCCCAACGCCGGGGTGTTCCGCGGCTTCACCCGCGACATCAATCAGTTCAAGGCGTGGTTGCAGAAGGACGCCCCGTGCCCTGACACCACCCAGGGGTGCTGGGTCGGCGTCAGCGGCTCCGCCGACGAGATGTCCCTGCACAGCACGCGCGGCGCGGTGGAGTACATGACCAACGCCAGCACCCCCACGGACAAGAAGTACCGTCCGGGCGCCAGGCTGGTGGTCATCATCCTCACCGACGTGCGTGACACGAACGACAGCACGCCCGTGAGCACGTACATCGACTACTTCAAGGGCGCCAACCCCACCGGACAGCTCATCCCCATGCACGGCATCATCTGCGATGCGGCCGGTGGCGAGTGCTATCCGGGCGAGCCCGTCCACGACCAGCGGCACGTGGAGGTCATCCAGGCCACGGGCGGCATCACGGGCAGCATCCGCAGCGCCACGTCCATCCAGAACACCATCAACACCATCATGGACAGCACGATCGCCGCCTCGGGCTACCGCACGCTCAAGCCGCCCATCGGCGCCTCGATGCGGGTGGCGGTGGAGTCGGTGTTGGATCCCTCGCAGTGCAACGCGAGTGACCTGCCGCGCAGCCGCGTGAACGGCTTCGACGTGGACGGTGTCAGCCAGGCGCTGGCCTTCTACGGCGCGTGCCGTCCCTCCGTGGCGGGCGTGACGAAGGCCGCCATCTCCTACCGCTACTGGACCGACCGCACGCCGAACAAGGATGGCACTCCGCCACCGTGCTCGACGGATATGGCCTATTACGATCCGCGCGAGCCGGACTTCTGCCGGGGCACTCTGGCCTGCGATCTGTCGACGGGCCAGTGCGCGTGCCCGTCCGACTGCGGGGGGGGTGGCTCGCCCGGCAAGGTGTGCAACACCGACCCGGCCGTGTGTGCCTTCACCTGCCCCACGGACTGCAACGGGCTCTGCGGCCGTTTCGAGGAGTGCAACCCCAACACGTGCGCCTGTCAGTGCGTGCAGAGCGCCACCTGCCAGCCGGGCATGCGGTTCGACCCGGCGGCATGCGCCTGTGTCTGCGATACGGCGGCGCTCGAGTGCGGGCCGACGTACCAGGCGGACCCCAACGCGTGCGCCTGTGTCTGCAAGCCGGACTGTGGCGGCTGCGGGCCGGATCAGCAGTGCAACGCGGACCTCTGCCAGTGCGAGGCGTCTGGCGTTGCTTCCCTGGGGGCGAGCGCGCTGACGTGTCTGAACCCCCTCTCCGCCTCCTCCATGGGGCGGTAG
- a CDS encoding response regulator, whose translation MKRILVVDGEPVAAGALCDLLLMDGYSAVGLCGTKEAVERLRNEAFDAIITDVELPGGNGLDVVRTARESRPGVPVLVVTGLVSSLASVAALSLGAYRVLGKPLRYETLISELRTCTQGR comes from the coding sequence GCGGGAGCGCTGTGTGACCTGCTGTTGATGGATGGCTACTCCGCGGTGGGCCTGTGCGGGACCAAGGAGGCCGTCGAGCGTCTGCGCAACGAGGCCTTCGATGCGATCATCACCGACGTGGAGCTGCCCGGAGGCAATGGGCTGGACGTGGTTCGCACCGCCCGCGAGTCCCGGCCGGGCGTGCCGGTGCTCGTGGTGACGGGGCTCGTGAGCTCCCTGGCCTCCGTGGCAGCGCTTTCATTGGGCGCGTACCGGGTGCTGGGCAAGCCCCTGCGCTACGAGACGCTCATCTCCGAGCTGCGGACCTGCACCCAGGGCCGTTGA
- a CDS encoding heme-degrading domain-containing protein, whose amino-acid sequence MSGPLEQLLEEEEALQFDHLSHEDALALGLRLLERARRDRLPVVVDVTLAGRCVLQCALPGSRPDNHDWVRRKRNTVNRFWHSSYYMGRYYASKGTSLADKPYLDPAEYADHGGGFPLLLRGTGCIGSITVSGLPQEEDHALVVGVLREWLAGQTRRDT is encoded by the coding sequence ATGTCTGGACCGCTGGAGCAGTTGCTGGAAGAGGAGGAGGCGCTGCAGTTCGACCACCTGAGCCACGAGGACGCGCTCGCCCTCGGACTGCGGCTGCTCGAGCGCGCGCGGCGCGATCGCCTTCCCGTCGTGGTGGACGTGACGCTCGCCGGGCGCTGCGTGCTGCAGTGCGCGCTCCCCGGCAGCCGCCCCGACAACCACGACTGGGTGCGGCGCAAGCGCAACACGGTGAACCGTTTCTGGCACAGCTCGTATTACATGGGCCGTTACTACGCCAGCAAGGGAACGAGCCTGGCCGACAAACCCTATCTGGACCCCGCTGAATACGCGGACCACGGGGGCGGCTTCCCCCTGCTGCTGAGGGGGACGGGCTGCATCGGCAGCATCACCGTGTCGGGGCTGCCACAGGAAGAGGACCACGCCCTGGTGGTGGGCGTGCTCCGCGAGTGGTTGGCGGGCCAGACCCGCCGCGACACATAA